A stretch of Lathyrus oleraceus cultivar Zhongwan6 chromosome 6, CAAS_Psat_ZW6_1.0, whole genome shotgun sequence DNA encodes these proteins:
- the LOC127094611 gene encoding uncharacterized protein LOC127094611 — MERIEQNQTAMQEKMAQVRAQLGQLMDIMQNIIHRQEENLQAKPGTNVNMNVANPIIGNGIPVINQAHVEGMPNNPNDAHTYHVPIQGGSQAGTEDHDGDFFMPRNESVYEPFGPHQNELERKLKMMDERVRAIEGPNTFGLEAADMCLVPGIKIPAKIKVPAFEKYQGNTCPKTHVRSYCRKMAAYSRQSQRSIPRMVHAA, encoded by the coding sequence ATGGAAAGGATTGAGCAAAACCAGACTGCCATGCAGGAGAAGATGGCTCAAGTGAGAGCCCAACTGGGGCAACTCATGGACATCATGCAGAACATCATCCATCGACAAGAAGAGAATCTCCAGGCTAAGCCAGGGACCAATGTCAACATGAATGTTGCTAATCCTATCATAGGGAATGGGATCCCGGTCATCAATCAGGCCCATGTGGAAGGGATGCCTAACAATCCAAATGATGCCCACACTTACCATGTCCCTATCCAGGGAGGTTCCCAAGCTGGTACAGAAGACCATGATGGAGACTTCTTCATGCCTAGGAATGAGTCAGTGTATGAACCTTTCGGGCCACATCAAAATGAACTTGAAAGGAAGCTCAAGATGATGGATGAAAGAGTCCGAGCCATTGAGGGCCCTAACACCTTCGGGCTGGAGGCTGCTGATATGTGCTTAGTCCCAGGGATCAAGATCCCAGCTAAGATCAAGGTACCTGCTTTCGAGAAATACCAGGGAAACACCTGCCCCAAGACCCATGTCAGGTCTTACTGCAGGAAAATGGCTGCGTATTCAAGACAGTCTCAGCGGAGCATCCCTCGAATGGTACATGCAGCTTGA